One genomic segment of Pandoraea sputorum includes these proteins:
- a CDS encoding cysteine hydrolase family protein encodes MSQTQQTSRTALLVIDAQESFRTRPYWREDDLSEYFARQQALVDGAVARGVPVVQVFHIGSGTFSRDSGFVRTLEELRITPDFTVDKVKHSALAGSTLGAWLVDHGITRLIVSGIRTEQCCETTTRAASDAGYAVDFVTEATLTFPMQHPRTGRELSVADLKERTETVLVDRFARIVTVEEALAAV; translated from the coding sequence ATGTCGCAAACCCAGCAAACTTCGCGTACTGCCCTGCTCGTCATCGATGCTCAGGAATCCTTCCGCACCCGCCCGTACTGGCGCGAAGATGACCTCTCCGAATACTTCGCCCGTCAGCAAGCGCTCGTCGACGGGGCCGTGGCGCGTGGCGTGCCGGTGGTGCAGGTCTTCCACATCGGATCGGGCACGTTCTCCCGCGATTCGGGCTTCGTGCGCACGCTCGAAGAATTGCGCATTACTCCAGACTTTACGGTGGATAAAGTCAAGCACAGCGCGCTGGCTGGCTCCACGCTCGGCGCCTGGCTTGTCGATCATGGCATCACCCGCCTGATCGTTTCCGGAATTCGCACCGAGCAGTGCTGCGAGACGACGACGCGTGCTGCCTCCGACGCCGGTTACGCCGTCGACTTCGTCACCGAAGCCACGCTCACGTTCCCGATGCAGCACCCGCGCACCGGTCGCGAGCTGTCGGTCGCCGACCTCAAGGAGCGCACAGAGACGGTGCTCGTCGACCGCTTCGCGCGGATCGTGACGGTTGAGGAGGCGCTCGCGGCGGTGTAA